The proteins below come from a single Hemitrygon akajei chromosome 2, sHemAka1.3, whole genome shotgun sequence genomic window:
- the apc gene encoding adenomatous polyposis coli protein isoform X5, with protein MSQHSYGSREGSVSGRSGECSPIPMGSIPRRGLINGSRESTGYLEELEKERSLLLAEIEKEEKEKDWYYAQLQNLTKRIDNLPLTENFSLQTDMTRRQLEYEARQIRSAMEEQLGTCQDMEKRAQMRVVRIQQIEKEMLRLRQHLHSQATETEKSSQTKQEQAVPHDADGPSDCLETTEASVSTAGSGQGSGSRVEQDTTSVMSCSNSYSVPRRLTNHLGTKVTEDSRLQVEMVYSLLSMLGTHDKDDMSRTLLAMSSSQDSCIAMRQSGCLPLLIQLLHGNDKDSVLLGNSRGSKEARARASAALHNIIHSQPDDKRGRRETRVLHLLEQIRAYCETCWEWQEAHEQGVDQDKNPMPSPVDHQICPAVCVLMKLSFDEEHRHAMNELGGLQAIAELLQVDCEMYGLTDDHYSVTLRRYAGMALTNLTFGDVANKATLCSMKGCMRAMVAQLKSESEDLQQVIASVLRNLSWRADVNSKKILREVGSVSALMECALDVKKESTLKSVLSALWNLSAHCTENKADICTVCGALAFLVSTLTYRSQTNTLAIIESGGGILRNVSSLIATNEDHRQILRENNCLQTLLQHLKSHSLTIVSNACGTLWNLSARNAKDQESLWDMGAVSMLKNLIHSKHKMIAMGSAAALRNLMANRPAKYKDANIMSPGSSLPSLHVRKQKALEAELDAQQLSETFDNIDNLSPKASHRNRQRHKQGRYSEYVLDSSRLDDGVCRSESFNTGNMTVLSPYVTSSMLPSSSRDSRGTVDSSRPEKERNMERDRRGPDAASFPPENAPDSSKRLGRQVPANTAQIAKVMEEVSGMHLSSEDRNSPSASDLHCLPEDRTGMRRGSSSHPHPNMFNYSKSENPNRTTSMPYGKTEYRRSSNDSLNSVSSSDGYGKRGQMKPSIESFSEDDESKFCNYEKYPADLANKIHNANHLEDNDAELDTPINYSLKYSDEQLNSGRQSPSQNEQWARQKHIVEEEMKRNEHKQSRSQPSGYSIFCENTCSGEEGHIKFQPRFSQSDCSYSTRAHNSSDQIRVDSEHRMNQKINPSLCQVDDYEDDKPTNYSERYSEEEQPEGEEDRPTNYSMKFTEEEHHVEQPIDYSLKYASEVPPSSQSQPFIYSKGPSVQSSTKDHASSSCGKAPSSNINTTSQQRRLHPSPAQTRTTAAPTVQKPATCKAPSINQETMQTYCVEDTPICFSRCSSLSSLSSEDEMEGRSQAKRVADDGTTLQIIDLKENDGQLSVETTIGEASSTSHHTRIKQNRLQATNVSQPDIGRQKAVEFSSGAKSPSKSGAQTPKSPPEHYVQETPLVFSRCSSVSSLGSFESQSIASSIQSEPCSEMVSGVISPSDLPDSPGQTMPPSRSKTPPLKKDAHKIKDQTNVKSREIGQRQEAVNEAVQRVQIPQDGDCLMHFATENTPDGFSCASSLSALSLDEPFIQKDLELTVMPPVYEDDHKNEEIVKKEDVTEKNKRKVEKSAEPEKDILDDDDDDDDIDILEECINSAMPTKSSSKAKKAAASTTSRIPPPVARKPSQLPVYKLLSNQNRVHSQKHVSFNHDIFREDMPRVYCVEGTPINFSTATSLSDLTIESPPNELVSSEAIQPASETTVLEKRDTIPTEGRNMDDAETAKGLTTAQPGQDDKMEEGDILAECINSAMPKGKSHKPFRIKKVMNQVQQASNSLNNANPQEAEKQNATSPMKPLSQNNECKVRSLQRPSIPDPESSFNAEDPSTEHRKDMEKVGKKQVTKNIAGDFQDKPASNDNRVRGGFAFDSPHHYTPIEGTPYCFSRNDSLSSLDFDDDDTDLTKEKAELKKQKGKKDNVSSDVKSCNSKQNPISQQSTDKVQPSQKSVSGRGQSKSAVQRQGVFSQTPKDNSVQETVTDEKMQNFAIEDTPVCFSRNSSLSSLSDIDQENNNKKSTQHTEQGEHTSSQVAVNRPPTSGYAPKSFHVEDTPVCFSRNSSLSSLSIDSEDDLLQECISSAMPKKKKLLAKGKSNWENTGSDTSAASAEEMNESMNLRDQVQSPISEQAFSPDSESFDWKAIQEGANSIVSSLHQAAACLSRQGSSDSDSILSLKSGISLGSPFHLTPDQEEKPFASNKGPKIVKPSDKITSDNKKNEEENAKAIRGGKRVYKSLITGKARSNIETPTNQQKHSQQANMPMISRGRTMIHIPGVRNSSPSTSPIPKMPPKNITSKSPNSGQSSSHSSRGIKTPLKLESSPIGKQTAGQGASSSKGSSRSGSRDSTPSRPSQQSLSRPMQSPGRNSISPGRNGISPSNKMSQLPRTSSPSTASAKPSGSGKMSYTSPGRSLNQQTTPKQTSLGKGTPSITRSESHSKGLSQSSSSTVPGKRVELSRMSSTKSSGSESDRSERPTLMRQSTFIKEAPSPTLRRKLEESTSFESLSPPSRPTSPRSQTQTPVLSPSQHLDVMPSHLLNQTSSWRKVPANQNLSAEQLEGRPMRKHDIARSHSESPSRLPVNRSGTWKREHSKHSSSLPRVSTWRRTGSSSSILSASSESSEKAKSEDEKPHQGSCAHGSKQGKENPVPLRGTWRKIKDNEIPQINSHVQNNSTGHSNESKNLVYQMAPPVSKTEDVWVRIEDCPINNPRPGRSPIGNTPPVIDDLPEKMCPNDEEGSGDAQNKQSSEHRTLPHGLRMEKCLNSFTHLDNPEKKAAETRSAMNSSATSPETETTIVTERTPFSSNSSSKHNSPSGTVAARVTPFNYIPSPRKSSTDNSTTRPSQIPTPVNNNSKRKEGSKPEATDSSGNQSPKRHSGSYLVTSV; from the exons GGTTCAGGATCACGAGTTGAACAAGATACTACTAGTGTAATGAGCTGCAGTAACTCCTACTCAGTTCCTCGAAGACTGACAAATCACCTGGGTACCAAGGTAACCGAAGATTCCAGACTCCAG GTGGAAATGGTATACTCGCTGCTGTCAATGCTTGGCACACACGACAAGGATGATATGTCTCGAACTTTGCTAGCAATGTCTAGTTCTCAGGACAGCTGCATAGCTATGCGTCAGTCTGGTTGTCTTCCACTGCTCATACAGCTTTTGCACGGCAATGATAAAGACTCTGTGCTGCTCGGCAATTCACGTGGCAGTAAGGAGGCCCGTGCACGGGCTAGTGCTGCACTACACAATATCATCCATTCGCAGCCAGATGACAAGAGAGGAAGACGGGAGACCCGTGTTCTTCACCTGCTGGAACAGATCCGTGCATATTGTGAGACATGTTGGGAATGGCAGGAGGCACATGAACAAGGCGTTGATCAGGATAAAAATCCAA TGCCATCTCCAGTGGATCACCAGATCTGTCCTGCGGTGTGTGTACTGATGAAGCTTTCCTTTGATGAGGAACACAGGCATGCAATGAATGAACTTG GTGGTTTACAGGCAATAGCTGAATTATTACAAGTGGATTGTGAGATGTATGGCCTCACTGATGACCATTACAGTGTTACATTGCGAAGATATGCTGGGATGGCACTTACAAATTTAACTTTTGGGGATGTTGCAAATAAG GCTACGCTCTGTTCTATGAAAGGTTGTATGAGAGCAATGGTGGCTCAGCTTAAATCAGAAAGTGAAGATCTGCAACAG GTAATTGCCAGCGTGTTGCGAAATTTATCATGGcgagcagatgtaaacagtaaAAAGATCTTGCGTGAAGTTGGTAGCGTGAGTGCTTTAATGGAATGTGCACTGGATGTTAAAAAG GAATCAACTCTGAAGAGTGTTCTCAGTGCCCTTTGGAATTTATCTGCACACTGCACTGAGAATAAGGCTGACATCTGTACTGTGTGTGGAGCACTTGCCTTTTTAGTCAGCACTTTAACTTACAGAAGCCAAACCAATACTCTTGCCATTATTGAAAGTGGAGGTGGCATCCTAAGGAATGTTTCCAGTTTGATTGCTACAAATGAAGATCACAG GCAAATCCTGAGAGAAAACAATTGCTTACAGACGTTGCTGCAACACTTAAAATCTCACAGTCTGACGATAGTTAGCAATGCATGTGGAACCCTTTGGAATCTGTCTGCTCGAAATGCCAAGGATCAAGAGTCTTTGTGGGACATGGGAGCAGTTAGCATGCTCAAAAATCTAATACATTCTAAACACAAAATGATTGCAATGGGAAGTGCTGCAGCTTTGAGGAACCTGATGGCTAACAGACCTGCCAAGTACAAGGATGCCAACATCATGTCTCCAGGATCAAGTCTACCATCTCTGCATGTTCGAAAACAAAAAGCTCTGGAAGCAGAGTTAGATGCTCAACAGTTATCAGAAACTTTTGATAATATTGATAATTTGAGTCCCAAGGCATCTCATCGCAACAGACAAAGACACAAACAGGGCAGATATAGTGAGTATGTTTTAGACTCTAGTAGGCTTGATGATGGAGTATGCAGGTCAGAGAGTTTCAACACTGGAAACATGACTGTCTTGTCACCTTACGTGACTTCCTCAATGCTACCGAGTTCATCAAGAGACAGCAGGGGAACTGTTGATAGCTCCAGACCAGAAAAGGAGAGAAACATGGAAAGAGATCGAAGAGGACCAGATGCTGCTTCCTTTCCTCCTGAAAATGCACCAGATTCTTCCAAAAGATTAGGGAGGCAGGTGCCTGCCAATACAGCTCAAATAGCCAAGGTCATGGAAGAGGTATCAGGTATGCATTTATCATCAGAAGACAGGAATTCACCATCAGCTTCTGATTTACACTGTCTGCCAGAGGACAGGACTGGAATGAGACGAGGATCATCATCTCATCCCCATCCTAACATGTTTAACTATAGTAAATCTGAAAACCCCAACAGAACCACCTCCATGCCTTACGGGAAAACAGAGTACAGGAGGTCATCAAACGACAGTCTAAATAGTGTTAGCAGTAGTGATGGATATGGTAAAAGAGGGCAAATGAAGCCTTCGATTGAATCCTTCTCAGAGGATGATGAAAGCAAATTCTGCAACTATGAAAAATATCCAGCTGATCTCGCCAATAAAATTCACAATGCCAATCATTTGGAAGACAATGATGCAGAACTGGATACACCAATTAACTACAGCCTGAAATACTCAGATGAACAGTTAAATTCTGGCCGACAGAGCCCGTCACAAAATGAACAGTGGGCGCGCCAGAAGCATATTGTAGAAGAAGAGATGAAAAGAAATGAACATAAGCAGTCTAGAAGTCAACCCTCTGGATATTCTATTTTTTGTGAAAATACCTGCAGTGGAGAGGAAGGGCATATTAAATTCCAACCTCGATTTAGTCAGTCAGATTGTTCTTATAGTACCAGGGCACATAACAGTTCTGATCAAATTAGAGTCGACTCTGAACACAGAATGAACCAAAAGATCAATCCATCTCTTTGCCAAGTGGATGACTATGAAGATGACAAACCAACCAATTACAGTGAGCGTTACTCTGAAGAAGAACAGCCTGAGGGGGAAGAGGACAGGCCCACAAATTATAGTATGAAGTTTACAGAGGAGGAACACCATGTTGAACAGCCAATTGATTATAGTTTGAAATATGCTTCAGAAGTGCCTCCCTCTTCACAGAGTCAACCTTTTATATATTCGAAAGGTCCTTCAGTTCAAAGCAGTACAAAAGACCATGCATCATCAAGTTGTGGAAAAGCACCAAGTTCCAATATCAACACTACCAGCCAACAGAGACGACTTCATCCCAGCCCTGCACAAACAAGAACAACTGCTGCTCCTACTGTTCAAAAACCAGCCACTTGCAAGGCTCCTTCAATTAACCAAGAAACCATGCAAACTTACTGTGTGGAGGATACTCCTATTTGTTTTTCAAGGTGTAGTTCACTTTCTTCCTTGTCGTCAGAGGATGAGATGGAAGGTCGTAGCCAAGCCAAACGTGTAGCAGATGATGGCACCACTCTGCAGATCATTGACCTCAAGGAAAATGATGGACAGCTATCTGTTGAAACAACAATAGGTGAGGCTTCCTCTACTTCACATCATACCCGAATTAAACAGAATAGGTTGCAGGCCACTAATGTGTCTCAACCTGATATCGGTCGTCAAAAAGCTGTTGAGTTCTCTTCAGGTGCAAAATCACCATCAAAGAGTGGAGCTCAGACTCCGAAAAGTCCACCAGAACATTATGTGCAGGAAACTCCTttggtatttagtagatgcagtTCTGTCAGTTCATTGGGAAGCTTTGAAAGTCAGTCGATTGCCAGCTCCATTCAGAGTGAACCTTGCAGTGAAATGGTTAGTGGGGTTATAAGCCCAAGTGATCTGCCAGACAGTCCGGGACAGACGATGCCTCCTAGTAGAAGTAAGACTCCTCCACTGAAGAAAGATGCACATAAAATCAAAGATCAGACGAATGTTAAGAGCAGAGAGATTGGCCAACGGCAAGAGGCTGTGAATGAAGCAGTCCAAAGAGTCCAGATTCCTCAGGATGGCGATTGTCTGATGCATTTTGCCACTGAAAACACTCCAGATGGATTCTCATGTGCATCAAGTTTGAGCGCTCTTAGCCTGGATGAGCCGTTTATTCAGAAGGATCTTGAGCTCACAGTAATGCCTCCTGTTTATGAAGATGATCACAAGAATGAAGAGAttgttaagaaagaagatgtaacTGAGAAAAATAAACGTAAAGTAGAGAAATCTGCAGAACCTGAGAAAGATATACTGGACgatgacgatgatgatgatgatattgaTATCTTAGAAGAATGCATAAATTCAGCCATGCCAACTAAATCTTCAAGTAAAGCTAAGAAAGCTGCTGCTAGTACTACATCACGGATACCACCTCCTGTAGCAAGGAAACCAAGTCAATTGCCTGTGTACAAATTGCTTTCTAATCAAAATAGAGTTCATTCTCAAAAGCATGTCAGTTTTAACCATGACATATTTAGAGAAGATATGCCACGAGTTTACTGTGTTGAGGGGACTCCAATAAACTTTTCAACAGCAACATCTCTAAGTGATCTCACCATTGAGTCACCTCCAAATGAATTGGTAAGTTCAGAGGCTATTCAGCCTGCGTCTGAAACTACAGTGttggagaagagagataccatACCTActgaaggcaggaatatggatgATGCAGAGACAGCAAAAGGTCTTACTACTGCTCAGCCAGGGCAAGATGACAAAATGGAGGAAGGTGATATTTTAGCTGAATGTATAAACTCTGCTATGCCGAAAGGAAAGAGCCATAAACCCTTCAGAATTAAAAAAGTGATGAACCAAGTTCAACAAGCATCAAATTCTTTGAACAATGCAAATCCACAAGAGGCAGAAAAACAAAACGCAACATCTCCAATGAAGCCATTGTCTCAGAACAATGAGTGCAAGGTGCGTTCATTACAACGTCCATCCATACCTGATCCTGAAAGTAGCTTCAATGCTGAAGATCCCTCCACAGAACACAGGAAAGACATGGAGAAAGTTGGCAAAAAGCAAGTTACAAAAAACATTGCTGGGGATTTTCAAGATAAGCCAGCTAGTAATGATAACCGTGTTCGTGGAGGCTTTGCATTTGACTCTCCACATCATTATACTCCAATTGAAGGAACTCCATATTGTTTTTCCCGAAACGATTCCCTCAGTTCACTCGACTTTGATGATGACGACACTGATCTCACAAAAGAAAAAGCAGAATTAAAAAAACAGAAGGGCAAAAAGGACAATGTCTCCAGTGATGTAAAAAGTTGTAATAGCAAACAAAATCCCATTAGTCAACAATCCACTGATAAAGTTCAACCAAGTCAAAAATCTGTGTCAGGAAGAGGGCAGTCAAAATCTGCTGTACAGAGGCAGGGCGTTTTCTCTCAAACACCAAAGGACAACAGTGTCCAGGAAACAGTGACTGATGAAAAAATGCAAAATTTTGCAATTGAAGATACTCCTGTATGCTTTTCTCGTAATTCATCATTAAGTTCGCTCAGTGACATTGACCAggagaataataataaaaaatcaaCACAGCATACTgaacagggagaacacacaagtAGCCAAGTTGCAGTGAACAGACCACCAACATCCGGCTATGCCCCTAAGTCATTTCATGTTGAAGACACACCAGTGTGTTTCTCCAGGAATAGCTCCCTTAGCTCTCTTAGCATAGATTCTGAAGATGACCTTCTCCAAGAATGCATCAGTTCAGCTATGCCGAAGAAGAAAAAGCTCCTTGCAAAAGGCAAGAGTAACTGGGAAAATACGGGAAGTGATACCTCGGCAGCATCAGCAGAGGAGATGAATGAGTCGATGAATTTAAGAGACCAAGTGCAAAGCCCTATTTCAGAGCAAGCTTTCTCTCCAGATTCTGAAAGTTTTGATTGGAAAGCTATTCAAGAGGGTGCTAATTCTATAGTCAGTAGCCTGCACCAGGCTGCTGCCTGCCTGTCAAGACAGGGCTCTTCTGATTCTGACTCCATTCTCTCCCTTAAATCTGGTATTTCCTTAGGGTCACCCTTTCATCTTACACCTGATCAGGAAGAAAAACCATTCGCTTCTAATAAGGGCCCTAAAATAGTGAAACCTAGTGATAAAATCACCAGTGACAATAAAAAGAACGAAGAAGAAAATGCTAAAGCAATTCGTGGAGGAAAAAGAGTCTATAAAAGTTTAATAACTGGGAAGGCCCGTTCTAATATTGAGACTCCTACCAACCAGCAAAAACATTCCCAACAGGCAAATATGCCAATGATCTCACGCGGAAGGACAATGATTCACATACCTGGTGTAAGGAACAGTTCACCTAGCACTAGCCCTATTCCGAAGATGCCACCTAAAAATATAACCTCTAAAAGTCCAAATTCTGGGCAGAGCTCAAGTCATTCGTCAAGAGGTATTAAAACTCCACTAAAATTAGAGTCAAGTCCAATAGGCAAGCAAACAGCTGGTCAGGGAGCATCCAGCAGCAAAGGATCTTCGAGATCAGGATCTAGAGATTCTACTCCTTCCAGACCTTCCCAACAATCGTTATCTAGACCCATGCAATCTCCTGGTAGGAATTCCATATCTCCAGGGAGAAATGGGATTAGCCCCTCCAACAAAATGTCACAGCTTCCAAGAACATCCTCTCCAAGTACTGCCTCAGCTAAACCGTCAGGATCAGGAAAAATGTCCTACACATCTCCAGGCAGGTCATTAAACCAACAGACCACACCAAAGCAAACAAGCCTAGGAAAGGGCACACCTTCTATAACAAGAAGTGAGTCTCATTCTAAAGGTCTAAGCCAGAGTAGCAGTAGCACTGTACCGGGTAAAAGAGTAGAATTGTCAAGGATGTCTTCAACAAAATCCAGTGGCAGTGAGTCTGACAGATCTGAAAGGCCTACATTAATGCGCCAGTCAACATTTATAAAAGAAGCCCCAAGTCCAACTTTGAGAAGAAAATTAGAAGAATCTACTTCTTTTGAATCTTTATCTCCACCTTCTAGGCCTACATCACCGAGATCACAAACTCAGACTCCGGTTTTAAGTCCATCCCAGCATTTGGATGTTATGCCCAGTCATTTACTAAACCAAACCAGTAGTTGGAGAAAAGTGCCTGCAAACCAGAATCTCTCTGCGGAACAGCTGGAAGGGCGACCAATGCGGAAACATGACATAGCTCGATCTCATTCTGAGAGTCCTTCAAGGCTTCCAGTCAATAGATCAGGTACATGGAAGCGTGAACATAGCAAGCACTCCTCATCTCTTCCTCGCGTTAGCACATGGCGTAGAACGGGGAGTTCTTCATCAATTCTGTCAGCTTCTTCAGAATCAAGTGAGAAGGCTAAAAGTGAAGATGAAAAACCACATCAGGGAAGTTGTGCACATGGTAGCAAACAAGGCAAGGAAAACCCTGTTCCTTTGAGAGGAACTTGGAGGAAAATTAAAGATAATGAAATTCCACAAATAAATAGCCATGTTCAGAATAATTCAACTGGACATAGCAATGAAAGCAAAAATTTAGTTTACCAGATGGCACCCCCTGTATCAAAAACTGAGGATGTCTGGGTGAGAATCGAAGACTGCCCGATAAATAACCCTCGCCCTGGAAGGTCTCCAATAGGTAATACACCACCAGTTATTGATGATTTGCCTGAAAAGATGTGTCCAAATGATGAAGAAGGTTCAGGTGATGCACAGAACAAACAATCTTCAGAACACAGAACTCTTCCTCATGGTTTAAGAATGGAAAAATGTTTAAATTCATTTACTCATCTGGATAATCCAGAAAAAAAGGCGGCAGAAACAAGATCTGCTATGAACAGTTCTGCTACCTCACCAGAAACTGAGACTACAATTGTCACTGAACGTACCCCCTTCAGTTCAAACAGCTCAAGCAAGCACAACTCCCCAAGTGGTACAGTTGCTGCAAGAGTAACTCCTTTCAACTATATACCCAGCCCTCGAAAGAGTAGCACAGATAATAGCACGACACGGCCATCACAAATTCCAACGCCTGTGAACAACAACAGCAAGAGAAAGGAGGGCTCTAAACCTGAAGCTACTGACTCTAGTGGAAATCAAAGCCCTAAACGTCACTCTGGATCCTATTTAGTAACTTCTGTTTGA